A stretch of DNA from Oncorhynchus nerka isolate Pitt River linkage group LG22, Oner_Uvic_2.0, whole genome shotgun sequence:
ctcctcacatttttgtaaatatttgagtatatcttttcacgTGACAGCACTGAAGagatgacactttgctacaatgtaaagtagtgagtgtacagcttgtatttgctgtcccctcaaaataactcaacacacagccattaatgtctaaaccgctggcaacaaaagtgagtacacccctaagtgaaaatgtccaaattgggcccaattagccattttccctccccggtgtcatgtgactcgttagtgttacaaggtctcaggtgtgaatggggagcaggtgtgttaaatttggtgtcatcgctccttcatactgactggtcactggaagttcaacatggcacctcatggcaaagaactctctgcggatctgaaaaaaagaattgttgctctacataaagatggcctgggctataagaagattgccaatACCCTGAAACTGAACTGCAGCAcagtggccaagaccatacagcggtttaactggacaggttccactcagaacaggcctcgccatggtcgaccaaagaagttgagtgaaatagacgtatgagtgctgccagcattgctgcagaggttgaaggggtggggggtcagcctgtcagttcTCAGACCATAtgccgtacactgcatcaaatttgtctgcatggctgtcatcccagaaggaagcctcttctaaagatgatgcacaagaaagcccgcaaacaATTTGCTGAAGACAAGTAGACTAAGGACATGCATTACTGaaaccatgtcctgtggtctgatgagaccaagataaacttatttggttcagatggtgtcaagcgtgtgtggcggcaaccaggtgaggagtacaaagacaagtgtgtcttgcctatagtcaagcatggtggtgggagtgtcatggtctggggctgcatgagtgctgccggcactggggagctacagtttaTTGAGAGAACCATgtatgccaacatgtactgtgacatactgaagcagagcatgatcccctcccttcagagactgggccgcagggcagtattccaacatgataaagaccccaaacacacctccaagacgaccactgccttgctaaagaagctgaggttaaaggtgatggactggccaagcatgtctccagacctaaaccctattgagcatctgtggggcatccacaaacggaaggtggaggagtgcaaggtctctaacatccaccagctccgtgatgtcatcatggaggagtggaagaggactccagtggcaacctgtgaagctctggtgaactccatgcccaagagggttaaggcagtgctggaaaatgatggccacacaaaatattgacactttgggcccaatttggacattttcacttaggggtgtactcacttttgttaccagcggtttagacattaatggctgtgttgagttattttgaggagacagcaaatgtacactgttatacaagctgtacactcactactttactttgtagcaaagtgtcatttcttcagtgttgtcacatgaaaagatatactcatatttacaaaaatgtgaggagtgtactcacttttgtgatatactgtatctattatatgtTATTTGACTACTATTTCATTAATTTGTTAGTTCCTTaattcatccattcattcattaatTACATCAGATTCCATCGCACACCTTCTTAATGGCCAGGTCCACTTGGTCTGGTCCAGAGCACAACTCCCAGCCTTGGCTTTTCTCCCTGGCCTCTCTCAGCAGGTGCTGGGTGGTCTGGTCCAGTCTGGCCCTCtcatcctgctcctcctccccaccctgaGAGGGTGAACTCTGACCCCCATCCGCCCAGAGAGCCTCCTCACTGGTGCTGCACACACTCTGGTCTGGCCAGAACTCTGGAAgctggaaagagagaggaagaattagctagactttttccacataagGTCACATATGACTTAATCTTGACACCCAGATCCAAATATTGCATGTTAATGTCTGTCACAAGATATACTGTATGACTTCTTGACCAATCGATATGCTATTGCATCAAGCGAAGATATGGTGACTAAGAGCCTGTTGTTGGCATTCATAAATTCTTGTTTTCTAGTATTTTTATTCTGTTTCATCAAGTAAATGCAATGAACTGAATAACATAGATGAAGGGCCTCTTCATTTAATTTCCCCTTCAGATGGTTTATAGCAGGAACGGGCAACTGGTGGCCCGCGGGCTCCTTTTGTAGGTCCGTGGACCATTTTCACACAAAAATACATAAATAATTAAATGTTTCATTTTTTAGGAACTTAGTCGAAgtctcaatttactgttgagagttagaataatacaaggtgcaatttcaaaaatATGGTTGGGAGGGGTATATGGATGTGGGACACACGAGCCACTGTGGCCCCTCTGTTTTtctgtggcccccacccccatcaaagttgccatccctggttttttattttttatttattttactaggcaagaacaaattcttattttcaatgatggcctaggaacagtgggttaactgcctgttcaggggcagaatgacagatttgtatcttgtcagctcaggggtttgaacttgcaaccttctggttactagtccaacactctaaccactaggctaccctgccgtttaCGGTTGTGAACAATAGGGAAGTGCCTTCCTGCTGTTTCtaatgtactgtacagtaaataCTACTGCACAGTGAGAGTACACTcatgagagagtggtgtgtgctGTGCTGAGTCTTGTAACACCCACACACTGTGCACACGTGATGTTAATTAGTGTGGCTAGAACAggctgtactgtaactgtactgtagtgtgtaccTGAAGGAGGCGTAGGGACTCTGTCACCATGTGGGCAAGGCCCTGTGTAGCGGCCAGGTTCTCACTCAGGTCCCTTTGGTCAGGCCTACCCAGGCTGTACTTCCTGTGGCTCGACCTAGGTCAGAGAAACAGGTAATGTCATTACATCAGAGTTAAAGATTTCGGGGGTACTGTTTTGCCATTACTCTATACTCGCCTACAGTTTTTGGAGATCCTTGCAAGCAGACTGGTATTCAATGCTGATGTACAAAGAAACGTCAGCATCGACTTCCAAACCAAGAAAAACATGTCGCAAAAGCAAAGCAGTTACATTTTTACTAACATCCCTGTATCCTTGAAGCACAATGTGCCACAACACAGTCCATGGGAGTAGAGTTTATTTGTTCGGGTCATTGTTCCTAGTGTGACATGTTTCAAGGCATAGCTCTGTTTCCAGTGATGGGAGATACAGAgtgtttattgtgttgtgttatgacTTCCATCTGTGCTCTACTCTGACAGCCTGTGGGGAAATGGTTGAGCCAACTGGCTCCCCTGGACAGGCTGGCATtatacgaggaggaggaggaagagagggagaaggagaggtataTTGTCTCTCTACATCAGACACAATCAGGCCTGTGCTATGTGACATCACTAGGTTCACGATGCCACTTTTCGATGTGAAGTGGAACTTCTAGACATGCTCTCAGAATACAGGGTGTCAGCAGAATGTGTgcagctgagtgtgtgtgtgtgtgtctatcttcGCAGCGCTTCACTTCAGAGCCAACAACTACAGATAACCAGTCTTGTGAAGTTAATGAGAGTGCCAGAGTCAAAAACAAAGTTCAAAGACTGATGTGTTTTAAAAAATGAGTCACTTGggccatctctttctctctccctccctctttctctcttttcctcttcctgtcactctccctctttccctccctttctcccactccctctccttcccatTCTCTTGTAGTAACCAGCTGACTAGTATTACAGATATTAAATCTCCTCTATCTGAGAAAGGCCAGATGGGAGATTCAGTAGGGTTACATAAGTTTCTCTCTCACGCTGCGATTAaactcctgagtggcacagcggtctacggcacttcatctcagtgctagacgcgtcactacagaccctggttcgatcctgggctgtatcacaaccagctgtaatcgggagtcacatagggcggcacacaattggcctagcatcattaggggagggtttggccagggtaggctgtcattgtaaaataagaattagttcataactgacttgtctagttaaataacaaatatataaatacaattaaaaaaataaaccCAGCCGACAGCTATTCATTACCACACAGGGAAATATGGTTTTGGCTAGATTACCACAGTTGATGTAATCTCTAGGAATTTAAACAACCCATGAATCTGACACAGCATAAGAAGGAAAAACTAAAACAACATGTCAAAAACAGACATTTTTACATCTGCCATTGTGGCGATGAACACAAAGCAAAGCGCACCGGAGTAATCTTATGCAACAACGGAAGACATTTTACatgtacattttagtcatttagcagacactcttatccagagcgacttacagttagtgcattcatcttaagatagctaagtgagacaaccacatgtcACAGTCGTAGTAAGTACGCTTTTCCTCAATAAAGAAGTTATTGGCAAATCAGTGTTAGTAGGAAAAGACAAGAGCAAATGTTTTTTGAGGGGTTGGGGGGAAAGATTTAATATACTCTTtcaagaggtagggtttcagacaaTTTTCGGGAGATGGGCAAGGACTCTACTGTCCTAGCATCAGGGCGAAGCTGGTAAGAGGGAATGATATAACTTTAACAATGTGGGACCCAGATCTCCAGACCACTTCTCGTTTAGAAGTTGCACCGTTCCAGGGTCACCTTACACTCCCCcaatcctaacttcaaccataAGGGCCAAATCCACcaaactgatcttagatcagcatCTAGACCCTAGATTCTAGGGGCAACTTGACGTCTTCCTCCTTCCCAGAAGGCGGTGCACCGTACCTGGCTGGGTTGCCCTCTCTCTTCAGAGTGttgaggtggaagagagagggggcaagGCACACAGCGATGTTGGTGGGGGTCATCTGGTTCTCGCCCACGCAGCCCACAACATctcggaggaagaggaggagtgtcTGCAGGGCCTCCCTGTGCTCATCTGGCAGGAGGAAGATGGCCGCCTGGGCCGCACAGAACTGCTGGTCTTTGGGGAAATCTGTGGAGGATGAGGAAGGGGTGAGCGATGTTAGACTGGAGTGGTGGATAGGATTGATTATACTGGAAAAACATCTAAAATTGGTTTCACAATGCCTACTTAACCATCATTAACATAATGATTAGGTAGTACAGTCAGTCACGCAGATTCTGTCCACTTACATTGGTAGATATGTAGGAAGGACTCGCAGAGTTTGCTGGAGAACACAGGTTCTGGTAGATCTCTGAAATACTGTTTCACCATATCAGCCACATCGAATGCTGATTGGCCCTCGTAAGACGCACCCTCTGGGTCTGCCTCCACCATGTCACGCAGGTACTGGATACGAGACTTCACCCCCGACTTACGGAACAGACCCACCTGAGGGGATGAGAGAGTGAAGGTGAGTCTCACCTGAGGGGGTGGGGGTGTATATTAGACAATTTTAGATATGAAAACATCTAACCAACTTTGAAATTGgggtgaactgtccctttaaagcCTGACCCTAACTATTTCTTGAATAATGTATGAGCAATACTACATCTACTGGTGGTACAGGAGGTTAAAGAGTCCAGTACCTGATCGAGACACTCTGTCCTCAGATAGAATAGAGCCTTGAGGATGCTGGGGGGTAGAGGTTCCCCTGTCTGCTGCATACTGTGGAGGAGGGATACACCAAACACCCTCCTGCCCTTCAGCTCTTGAGCCTTGGCCTTCCGCGGGGGCTTGGGGAACGTCCTGAGGGGAGATAAACAATACAAGATGGAGGTCAAGGCTTGATGTTGAAGATAACCAGGTTAAAACTGAAACCTGCATGCTAAgtatagaccatatattgtgttaCCTACAGATTATAGAAACTCTCCACTCAGAAAcaagtcctacctacctacaggttatggaaaacGTGCTATTTTAATATTTCTACAGTAAGTTTCCTCAGGGAGAAAGCCCCCCACTTCTATAtcaaaaataataaaacaaaaacatgagtaaatactacagtaatgtccccaAAAGCACTACAGTaagtactacagtttactacagtcCGCTACAGTCCGCAAAAATaccacagtaaatactacagtatactacagtccgcAAAAACATAGTAGAATATACTTTTTTTTACAACCCCATTTATACTATAgtaaactgtaaatactacagacatctacagtaaatactacagtaaagtctgcaaaaacactacagtgaatactatagtactcCTACCATAGTGTACACTATAATATTTTTTCATTTGAGCACACATGCTCTTAGAAGAGGGCTCTGTGTAAAACTCAGATGGGACATTTCTTTTAAAGCCCAATTGGTTTATTTGCTGAATAGGATGTTTTTATAAGCCAGCAAGTGCCGGGGTAACGGCCTGTGTAGCTGAGGAGATAACATGAAGACCATTTAAAGCCTCCCCCTCATTATTCTTCCATAAATCAAGTTCAGGCACCTTGAGATATCAAGCTTCAGAGCCAATCAAATGTATGATTGCAGAAATGAACCTACTACTGGAATTAAATTCACACATTTTCATACAGCATGATTCTCGTTGATAGTGCTCTCTCCCATTACAAGCAGCATTTCCATTATAGTTTTCAGCTGTTCAATTAAAAGATATCTGCTGCGTCCACCTCATTTCATTACCGTAATGGTGTTCTGCTAGTGATTtaatgtgattgtgtgtgtgtcatagtgttagtaggtgtgtttttctctgtgtgtcttactctcactcactctgtgtgtgtgtgtgtgtgtgtgtgtgtgtgtgtgtgtgtgtgtgtgtgtgtgtgtgtgtgagagtgtgagagagtgtgagagagtgtgagagagtgtgtgtgtgtacctgtgtgtatttAGAGAGAAAGCCAAGGGGAAAGGTGTTTGGCCACAGCAAATACAAGACACCACTTGTCTGGAATGAAGCTAGTTCCACAGCAGTGAGGGTGCAGAATACTGAAGCACAGGATCAATGGAAAAGCGAAGAGAGGCTGGAGTAGGTTATTTCTTTTGTAGTTAGCTCAATGATTGTTAAAACAAATAGGCCAATTACTCTGCTCTCAAAAAGTCAATTACCCTGTCCTCTTGCCTTAAGCAATCCCTTTTCCCCCAGTTGGCTACACAAACTAATAATGTCAAACACTTTATTAGTGGGGTAGCCAAGTTTTGGGGAACAGGTTTTGAAACATTGGTGAGGAAATAGCTACAAACAATGAAAAGTAATAACTCATTCTGACAGAACTGATTGGGATGTGCTGAGTTCTCATACATCATCCCATGTAATGCTATTTGGAGGTCACTGCCGTCAACCGTCGAGATGAAATGTCCCTAAAAATGTCCCTAAAAACAAACTATGGTTttgacaagtcagttaggacatctactttgtgcatgacacaagtaatttttccaacaattgtttacagacaaattatttcacttataattcactgtatcacaattccagtgggtcagaggtttacatacactaagttgactgtgcctttaaacagcttgggaaattccagaaagttgtgtcatggctttagaagcttctgataggctaattgacataatttgagtcaattggaggtgtacctgtagatgtatttcaaggcctaccttcagactcagtgcctctttgcttgacatcatgggaaaatcaaaagaaatcagacaagacatcagaaaaacaactgtagacccccacaagtctggttcatccttgggagcaatttccaaacgcctgacggtaccacgttcatctgtacaaacaatagtacgtaagtataaacaccatgggaccacgccataccgctcaggaaagagactcGTTCTGCCTCCTagggatgaacgtactttggtgcgaaaagtgcaaatcaatctcagaacaacagcaaaggaccatgtgaagatgctggaggaaacaggtacaaaagtatctatatccacagtaaaacgagtcctatatcgacataacctgaaaggccgctcagcaaggaagaagccactgctccaaaaccgccataaaaaaagccagccagccagttaaacatcaagttaaagcttggttgcaaatgggtcttccaaatggacaatgaccccaagcatacttccaaagttgtggcaaaatagcttaaggacaacaaagtcaaggtattggagtggccgtcacaaagccttgacctcaatcctatagaacatttgtgggcagaactgaaaagcgtgtgcgagaaaggaggcctacaaacctgactcagttacaccagctctgtcaggaggaatgggccaaaattcacccaacttattgtttgaagcttgtggaaggctacctgacacgtttgacccaagttaaacaatttaaaagcaatgctaccaaatactaattgagtgtatgtaaacgtttgacccagtgggaatgtgatgaaagaaactaaagctgaataaatcattctctctactattattctgacattccacattctttaaataaagtggtgatcctaactgacctaagacagggcatatttactgattaaatgtcaggaattgtgaaaaactgagtttaaatgtatttggctaaggtgtatgtaaacttccgacttcaactgcacatATCGAATATTACCCAGCTACAGACCTTATCCCAAAGGAAAGAAGAGGACCTGTCTATAATTTCCCCAGGAATCTAGCCTGAAGGTTATACTTTGTCATGCCGGCTTTTTCAGATGCTGATTTTTTGTGCATCTTTATTGGTGGGGTTTATACCTCTGACAGCATCCTGTGTTTTGTCTTGTGAGAGGCAAGGTTGCAACTTCACATAAATAGTGAGTTCTGCATCCAAACTTCCACCTCTTCTGCCCTTCATCCCCCacttccccttctcttcctcaTTTCCCTCATCGCACTACCACTTTCCTTTGATTCTTCTGGTTCAACCCTTCCTTTTCTCTACCTCAACTCTACCTTCCccatcccatctccctctccctctcccccctcttcacTTCCCCTCCCATTCCTTACCAGTTCCAGCCCTGCTTGCTGGAGGGGGAGTACTTGTCCATGAGAGCGGTGAGTTTAAGTAGGGAGAGCTTCCGCAGCAGGTGGAGGTGAGAGACAGGCTGCGCCTCGACCCCTGGGCCGCTGGCAGTCACTGAGGGAAGGCTCTGCTCGCTTGACCAGTGGTGCTGGCTCTGTCTATAGAACAGACACAACAGAACAATGATTTGTTCAGTGATAGAGTTCAtgcatttacaatatgatttatCAAAACCTATTTGCATTTTTATTCTCAATGATACAATTACATAAGTAATGGATCTGTATGCACGAGTAATAAACTTCCAATATGCCTTCTTAATGAGCGCTCAGGCCAGCTGTCATTCTCCACAGCCTGTTCTCACCTGATATTGCGAAGTAGTGACTGAACCTCTGTGCCATCTCCATCCACAGATTCTTTTTCTAGCCTCTCCctgtcctcatctccctccccctccacggCTCCCGGCCCCAGCTCCTCAGCCTCCTTGATCTCCAGGTGGATGtggttggaggaggaggggggacagggagagggggtggagccgcggttagagtcagagtcagagtccTCTGACAGTTTGTCCGTCCAGGTGTTGACGAGTTGCTGCAGGCCGCTGATACGCTCCATCACACTGTCCAGCGCAGAGAACACGTCATTGTTTTCGCTGATCTCCTCCGTCTCCGCCGCCCTGTGATGCTCCACCTCCTGGCCAATCACCTGGCCTGTCGGCACGTTGTCATAGATACTGGCCCGGTGGTCCAATGAGGCTGGGGGGCTGCAGCAGGGGGAATCCTCGTCCTTGGCCGCTGTGCTCCCCCTGCTCCGTCGCCCACGGTACCCGTGGAAGCTCCCAGTTCTCCAGTTGACGGAGGTGTTGTCTATGGGCAACAGGACATTGTTGTGAGTGAGGGCAGTGGGGAACGTTCCTGGCTTGTGTCCCTGGGGGATCTGGAAGACCAGGCTCTCGTGGTTATTCCTCTCGTCCTTGTAGTCTTGGAGCTCTCGGACCGGGCCGCTGTGGAGACCTTCCTGGTACTGTTCTTGGACCCCGCCGGTTCGTTTGCAGTTGCTGCGTACCCTGGTGATGGGGCTTGGGGTGCTGACTGTACTGCTGCTCTCTGATGTGCTGGGGCTGCTGCTGCCTGAGTGGGGGGAGGATGGTGAGGAGGAGGCCTGGCTGCCCGGCCGGTCCCTATCCCTGTCCTGCAGGGTGGAGATGTCCAGGCACTGCAGCCGTCTCAGCCTGTGCTCGACATCCAGACCCACCTGGAGCACGGGGCCAGAGAT
This window harbors:
- the si:dkeyp-23e4.3 gene encoding rho GTPase-activating protein 7 isoform X2, with protein sequence MLITKIEAKEACDWLRAAGFPQYVQLYKDCRFPIDIDWVKSDHSFLDKDALDSLCRRLNTLNKCVELRLELGRSKRRLEESEDEEPCAISAKWAYERQTRRWRRLEGMGFLCLPDSHDMSPGESNDRHEVCSLHSTSSTESEGRKTATDDQDTSRSSSRCSSTNKTMSLDTSFSEPPSPGGEMLGFSSAEERFPDKPPRKKGASLLRKMEKLRLRSTTTLRSPGHSGHSRTRLVISGPVLQVGLDVEHRLRRLQCLDISTLQDRDRDRPGSQASSSPSSPHSGSSSPSTSESSSTVSTPSPITRVRSNCKRTGGVQEQYQEGLHSGPVRELQDYKDERNNHESLVFQIPQGHKPGTFPTALTHNNVLLPIDNTSVNWRTGSFHGYRGRRSRGSTAAKDEDSPCCSPPASLDHRASIYDNVPTGQVIGQEVEHHRAAETEEISENNDVFSALDSVMERISGLQQLVNTWTDKLSEDSDSDSNRGSTPSPCPPSSSNHIHLEIKEAEELGPGAVEGEGDEDRERLEKESVDGDGTEVQSLLRNIRQSQHHWSSEQSLPSVTASGPGVEAQPVSHLHLLRKLSLLKLTALMDKYSPSSKQGWNWTFPKPPRKAKAQELKGRRVFGVSLLHSMQQTGEPLPPSILKALFYLRTECLDQVGLFRKSGVKSRIQYLRDMVEADPEGASYEGQSAFDVADMVKQYFRDLPEPVFSSKLCESFLHIYQYFPKDQQFCAAQAAIFLLPDEHREALQTLLLFLRDVVGCVGENQMTPTNIAVCLAPSLFHLNTLKREGNPARSSHRKYSLGRPDQRDLSENLAATQGLAHMVTESLRLLQLPEFWPDQSVCSTSEEALWADGGQSSPSQGGEEEQDERARLDQTTQHLLREAREKSQGWELCSGPDQVDLAIKKVDDGWPLRLWKGSIEVDAPQKEALQRVLREQGLWEKTLKQSAVVQTLTKDTEIYRYLLQGLGPRPPQEHLLLRTWQSDPSAGPVYVSAISTEHPEAPMEGVRAQVLSCLYLAEPLGTKRSRLTHLCRTDTRGRSKEWHNRVSGHLLASNLLAIRDSFRPDHSETKI
- the si:dkeyp-23e4.3 gene encoding rho GTPase-activating protein 7 isoform X1, with amino-acid sequence MAHTVKTPLRRSFSEHVKVSTNKAWDVFWKSAREKRLCEIEAKEACDWLRAAGFPQYVQLYKDCRFPIDIDWVKSDHSFLDKDALDSLCRRLNTLNKCVELRLELGRSKRRLEESEDEEPCAISAKWAYERQTRRWRRLEGMGFLCLPDSHDMSPGESNDRHEVCSLHSTSSTESEGRKTATDDQDTSRSSSRCSSTNKTMSLDTSFSEPPSPGGEMLGFSSAEERFPDKPPRKKGASLLRKMEKLRLRSTTTLRSPGHSGHSRTRLVISGPVLQVGLDVEHRLRRLQCLDISTLQDRDRDRPGSQASSSPSSPHSGSSSPSTSESSSTVSTPSPITRVRSNCKRTGGVQEQYQEGLHSGPVRELQDYKDERNNHESLVFQIPQGHKPGTFPTALTHNNVLLPIDNTSVNWRTGSFHGYRGRRSRGSTAAKDEDSPCCSPPASLDHRASIYDNVPTGQVIGQEVEHHRAAETEEISENNDVFSALDSVMERISGLQQLVNTWTDKLSEDSDSDSNRGSTPSPCPPSSSNHIHLEIKEAEELGPGAVEGEGDEDRERLEKESVDGDGTEVQSLLRNIRQSQHHWSSEQSLPSVTASGPGVEAQPVSHLHLLRKLSLLKLTALMDKYSPSSKQGWNWTFPKPPRKAKAQELKGRRVFGVSLLHSMQQTGEPLPPSILKALFYLRTECLDQVGLFRKSGVKSRIQYLRDMVEADPEGASYEGQSAFDVADMVKQYFRDLPEPVFSSKLCESFLHIYQYFPKDQQFCAAQAAIFLLPDEHREALQTLLLFLRDVVGCVGENQMTPTNIAVCLAPSLFHLNTLKREGNPARSSHRKYSLGRPDQRDLSENLAATQGLAHMVTESLRLLQLPEFWPDQSVCSTSEEALWADGGQSSPSQGGEEEQDERARLDQTTQHLLREAREKSQGWELCSGPDQVDLAIKKVDDGWPLRLWKGSIEVDAPQKEALQRVLREQGLWEKTLKQSAVVQTLTKDTEIYRYLLQGLGPRPPQEHLLLRTWQSDPSAGPVYVSAISTEHPEAPMEGVRAQVLSCLYLAEPLGTKRSRLTHLCRTDTRGRSKEWHNRVSGHLLASNLLAIRDSFRPDHSETKI